The following coding sequences lie in one Tichowtungia aerotolerans genomic window:
- the recR gene encoding recombination mediator RecR — translation MKHFLPLDDLVAAFEKLPGIGKRSAERMAMAIVQSRDGLARRLAEALLAADEQVGTCSRCGSITITKEDPCAICTDGRRASGLLCVVERPGDIMKIEKSHSFQGRYHVLGGHLSPALGKGISDLRVNELLTRLQPEEIQEVILALGTDVESEATASYIAEVLHSRDITVSRLAFGLPSGSAVEYADTTTLQRAIQGRQRL, via the coding sequence ATGAAACACTTCCTTCCATTAGATGATCTGGTCGCAGCGTTTGAAAAACTTCCCGGCATTGGGAAACGCTCAGCAGAACGTATGGCGATGGCCATTGTGCAAAGCCGTGACGGACTTGCACGTCGTCTCGCGGAAGCCCTGCTTGCTGCCGATGAGCAGGTTGGAACCTGCTCGCGTTGCGGCAGTATCACAATAACGAAGGAAGACCCCTGTGCCATTTGCACAGACGGACGGCGGGCCTCCGGCCTTCTGTGCGTGGTGGAACGGCCAGGCGACATCATGAAAATTGAGAAATCGCACAGCTTCCAGGGACGCTATCACGTCCTTGGTGGCCATCTCTCTCCAGCTCTAGGAAAAGGCATCTCCGACCTGCGTGTAAACGAACTGCTCACCCGCCTGCAGCCGGAAGAAATTCAGGAAGTAATCCTCGCTCTCGGAACCGATGTAGAAAGCGAAGCAACCGCCAGCTACATTGCCGAGGTCCTTCACAGCCGCGACATAACCGTCTCCAGACTCGCCTTTGGCCTTCCCTCCGGAAGCGCGGTAGAGTATGCCGACACCACCACGTTGCAGCGCGCCATCCAAGGCCGTCAACGCCTGTAA
- a CDS encoding YbaB/EbfC family nucleoid-associated protein, which translates to MDMMKMMKQAASMQKDMKKKQKQLAKQTVEFSSKNGAVTVKMSCDMKIQSVQIQPEIVNPAEIKQLEIAVVDAVKGAINQAQSEAAKEMKSLTAGLNLPF; encoded by the coding sequence ATGGATATGATGAAGATGATGAAGCAGGCCGCCAGCATGCAGAAAGACATGAAGAAAAAGCAAAAGCAGCTGGCCAAACAAACGGTCGAGTTTTCCAGCAAGAACGGTGCAGTTACTGTAAAAATGAGCTGTGACATGAAGATCCAAAGCGTTCAGATCCAGCCAGAAATCGTCAATCCCGCCGAAATCAAACAGCTGGAAATCGCAGTGGTCGACGCCGTTAAAGGAGCAATCAACCAGGCCCAGTCCGAAGCTGCCAAGGAAATGAAAAGCCTCACTGCCGGACTCAACCTCCCGTTCTAA
- the dnaX gene encoding DNA polymerase III subunit gamma/tau — protein sequence MLFPLAIAAPDRYLVWLMGYEVLARKWRPQVFADVVGQDHVTKTLHNAIQTERLAHAYLFVGPRGTGKTTTARILAKALNCQNRQGSEPCNECDSCKEIMTGSSLDVIEIDGASNRGIADVQELRDNVRYAPVRGPFKIYIIDEVHMLTREAFNAILKTLEEPPAHVKFFFATTEPQKVLTTILSRCQRFDLRRISVADITGQLQKISKAEGININNDALLAISRGAEGGLRDAESALDQLVSFRGKDIEEADVLSVFGLISREQLEGLATGILTGNIPVILGAVAAIDSSGKDMQRVVLELLDHFRNLLIVMHAGKDLETFDIPSTQIDILKQQAEKTSDGRLLRIIDLLIEADGRMRYALSKRTLLEAALIRASRAATVATVDELMQQVAALKGREGATAVKETATTDYSVKKKPCDDLNRLKSAWPQLIERFTKALPQAHQYLIDTAPIKATETHVTIGIDPEFAQEKESLENQRTIALVQKTLEGFLNRPVSVNFQTLEGTAANKPLPTDRPAKQGLNKKDYKNNPAVRSVLEHFSGDIEDVRK from the coding sequence ATGCTGTTCCCACTTGCCATTGCAGCCCCAGACCGCTACCTTGTCTGGCTTATGGGTTATGAAGTTTTAGCACGAAAATGGCGACCGCAGGTTTTTGCAGATGTGGTGGGACAGGACCACGTCACGAAAACCCTGCACAATGCAATCCAAACGGAACGTTTGGCGCACGCCTATCTGTTTGTCGGCCCCCGCGGAACCGGCAAAACAACCACAGCACGCATTCTGGCCAAAGCACTCAACTGCCAAAACCGACAGGGCTCCGAACCCTGCAACGAATGCGACTCCTGCAAGGAAATTATGACCGGCAGCAGTCTGGACGTAATTGAAATCGACGGAGCATCCAATCGCGGGATTGCCGACGTGCAGGAACTGCGTGACAATGTACGCTACGCGCCGGTACGCGGCCCATTCAAAATCTATATCATTGACGAAGTGCACATGCTCACGCGAGAGGCATTCAACGCCATCCTCAAAACGCTCGAAGAACCGCCGGCGCATGTCAAATTTTTCTTTGCGACCACAGAACCGCAAAAGGTGCTGACTACGATCCTGTCACGCTGCCAGCGCTTTGATTTACGACGAATTTCCGTAGCGGACATTACCGGTCAGCTGCAGAAAATTTCCAAAGCGGAAGGAATCAACATCAATAACGATGCCCTGCTCGCGATTTCCCGCGGAGCCGAAGGTGGTCTGCGCGACGCAGAGAGTGCCCTGGACCAACTCGTTTCATTCCGCGGCAAGGACATCGAAGAAGCTGACGTTCTGTCTGTATTTGGGCTCATCAGCCGCGAGCAGCTCGAAGGTCTGGCAACCGGCATCCTGACCGGTAATATTCCCGTCATTCTCGGGGCGGTCGCCGCCATCGACAGCAGCGGCAAAGACATGCAGCGTGTTGTTCTTGAACTGCTCGATCATTTCCGAAACCTGCTCATCGTCATGCACGCCGGCAAGGATCTCGAGACATTCGATATTCCCTCCACCCAGATTGATATCCTGAAACAGCAGGCAGAAAAGACATCGGATGGACGCCTCCTCCGCATTATTGATCTGCTGATTGAAGCCGACGGACGTATGCGCTATGCACTCTCTAAACGCACTCTGCTCGAAGCCGCCCTGATCCGGGCCTCGCGTGCAGCCACCGTAGCGACCGTTGACGAATTAATGCAGCAAGTCGCCGCCCTAAAAGGACGCGAAGGGGCAACAGCCGTAAAGGAAACTGCAACAACGGACTACAGCGTAAAAAAAAAGCCCTGTGATGATCTGAACCGACTAAAAAGCGCCTGGCCGCAGTTAATCGAACGCTTCACCAAGGCACTTCCGCAAGCACATCAATACCTGATTGATACCGCTCCGATCAAAGCCACAGAAACACATGTCACAATTGGTATTGATCCCGAATTCGCACAGGAAAAAGAAAGTCTCGAAAACCAGCGAACCATTGCTTTGGTCCAGAAAACACTCGAAGGATTTTTAAACAGACCCGTTTCGGTCAACTTCCAAACATTAGAGGGAACCGCCGCCAACAAGCCTTTGCCGACAGACCGCCCCGCGAAACAAGGACTGAATAAAAAAGATTATAAAAACAACCCTGCCGTCCGAAGCGTTCTGGAACACTTCAGCGGCGATATTGAAGACGTAAGAAAATAA
- a CDS encoding exosortase system-associated protein, TIGR04073 family, with protein sequence MRFLAVLAVVVFACFRTAPAEEVAGHKLSEAEEIVQDMSSKLNRGVVNILTGWGEIPRQMIKSGKNQGWWAALPVGLPSGAIMTVVRTGTGVFETVTFMVPINDSYGPLIDPGFVWQKVSE encoded by the coding sequence ATGCGTTTTTTAGCAGTGTTGGCTGTTGTCGTTTTTGCCTGTTTCAGGACTGCTCCGGCGGAAGAGGTCGCTGGACATAAACTGTCAGAAGCCGAGGAGATAGTTCAGGATATGTCCTCTAAGTTGAATCGGGGCGTTGTTAATATTTTGACCGGGTGGGGCGAGATTCCCCGCCAGATGATCAAATCCGGCAAAAATCAAGGCTGGTGGGCGGCTCTTCCGGTCGGTCTCCCGTCGGGAGCCATAATGACGGTTGTGCGTACCGGAACTGGTGTTTTTGAAACCGTAACGTTCATGGTTCCAATCAATGATTCTTATGGACCGCTGATTGATCCCGGGTTTGTCTGGCAGAAAGTCTCTGAATGA
- the surE gene encoding 5'/3'-nucleotidase SurE has translation MKILISNDDGIHAPGISALYHAVGELGDLTVVAPDVERSAAGHSITLSDPIKCIPVEKEDGVSGYAISGTPADCIKLAVRALMEDAPPDLVLSGINLGSNTGISVLYSGTVSAATEGVILGIPGVAFSLCTYRDPQWDMAKRVALEITRKLMKHPIPPGLLLNVNMPNLPYDELKGVKVTRMGRSRFIEKFHKRLDPQGRTYYWLDGDLEVQDSGDDIDIHAVRDGYVSITPIHFDLTAREHLDYFQCLEERA, from the coding sequence ATGAAAATCCTGATCAGCAATGATGACGGGATTCATGCTCCGGGGATTTCCGCGTTGTATCATGCCGTGGGGGAGCTGGGAGACCTGACTGTTGTGGCTCCGGATGTGGAACGCAGCGCTGCCGGCCATTCCATTACGCTGAGTGATCCCATTAAATGCATTCCGGTCGAAAAAGAGGATGGGGTTTCCGGATATGCGATCAGCGGTACGCCGGCGGATTGCATTAAGCTTGCCGTTCGTGCGCTGATGGAAGACGCTCCGCCGGATCTGGTGCTGAGCGGCATTAATCTTGGCTCCAACACCGGTATCAGCGTTCTTTATTCAGGAACAGTCTCGGCTGCTACCGAAGGGGTGATTCTAGGCATTCCCGGCGTTGCGTTTTCGCTTTGCACCTATCGGGATCCGCAATGGGATATGGCAAAGAGGGTTGCTTTGGAGATTACGCGGAAGCTTATGAAGCATCCGATTCCGCCCGGTTTATTGCTGAATGTTAATATGCCCAATCTGCCATATGACGAGCTAAAGGGAGTCAAGGTGACCCGAATGGGGCGCTCGCGCTTTATTGAAAAATTCCATAAACGGCTGGATCCGCAGGGGCGTACTTATTACTGGCTGGATGGGGATTTGGAAGTGCAGGACTCAGGTGATGACATTGATATTCATGCTGTGCGCGATGGATATGTCTCAATAACGCCGATTCATTTCGATCTAACCGCTCGGGAGCACCTGGATTATTTCCAGTGTTTGGAAGAAAGGGCCTGA
- the panD gene encoding aspartate 1-decarboxylase: MQLTMLKSKIHMATLTGTELYYQGSIAIDQDLMDAAGMLPNEQVHVLNVNNGSRLVTYTIAGERGSGIIELNGPAAHLGETGDQVVIISYAQMGEEEAAAHTPVVVHVDEQNAIRTL, translated from the coding sequence ATGCAGCTGACAATGCTAAAATCGAAGATTCATATGGCGACTCTGACCGGTACGGAGCTGTACTATCAGGGGAGCATTGCTATTGATCAGGATTTGATGGATGCCGCCGGCATGCTGCCGAATGAACAGGTTCATGTGCTGAATGTGAATAACGGCAGTCGTTTGGTGACCTATACGATCGCCGGAGAACGAGGGTCTGGGATTATCGAACTGAACGGTCCTGCCGCCCATCTTGGAGAAACCGGGGATCAGGTGGTCATCATCAGCTATGCCCAGATGGGCGAGGAGGAAGCCGCGGCGCACACGCCGGTGGTTGTCCATGTTGATGAACAAAACGCCATTCGGACGCTTTAA
- the cls gene encoding cardiolipin synthase: MFTHPVILALTSVLHILAFVLVALHSLQRKRNASSTILWIFAAWSFPVAGPLLYLCFGVDRIPDRGFEKFLTDKTLLTVRATTKETAPFAYWHNPVAAPNDSYLQRNMDRILDALLSDHPVHPGNRITPLVGGDEAYVEMLAAIRAAKKHIHLQSYIIERDSISREFMDALAERAAAGVQIRLLYDRFGSTRAHLSGFFRKYGRHENVHIEGWTQANPFKRQFQINLRNHRKALVIDGKKAFFGGINIHAENTASNPNGPIRDYHFCVEGPMVQELQYSFLRDWHFITHEDPAGLLTEELFPQSDQAGKVTARLINSGPSTEKDVAIEAFFNAITLAEKQILAVTPYFVPPADILRALHSAALRGVDVRLIVPQKNNHRYAGFASRALYEELLLAGVRIYERHPPFMHAKALVVDGELSLIGTANLDNRSLSLNYETSVVVYSENFADTMKNLIHEDIDSSTEIALTEWRRRPAYRRLLENLALLMAPVL; this comes from the coding sequence ATGTTCACTCATCCGGTTATTCTTGCGCTCACTTCTGTCCTGCATATTCTGGCGTTCGTGCTGGTCGCCCTTCACAGCCTGCAGCGCAAACGCAATGCGTCCTCCACCATCCTCTGGATTTTTGCGGCATGGTCGTTTCCCGTTGCCGGACCTCTCCTCTATCTCTGCTTCGGCGTCGACCGAATCCCCGACCGTGGATTTGAAAAATTCCTGACCGACAAAACCCTTCTGACCGTCCGGGCAACCACGAAAGAAACCGCCCCGTTCGCCTATTGGCATAATCCGGTGGCAGCGCCGAACGACAGCTATCTGCAGCGTAATATGGACCGAATTCTGGATGCGCTTCTCTCAGACCACCCCGTTCATCCCGGCAACCGCATTACTCCGCTGGTTGGCGGCGACGAAGCCTACGTGGAGATGCTCGCCGCAATTCGTGCTGCGAAGAAACATATTCACTTGCAAAGCTATATTATTGAACGCGACTCCATCAGCCGGGAATTCATGGACGCTCTCGCTGAACGGGCCGCCGCTGGCGTTCAAATACGCCTGCTCTATGATCGCTTCGGCTCCACCCGCGCCCATTTGAGCGGCTTTTTCCGCAAATATGGACGTCATGAAAACGTTCATATCGAAGGATGGACACAGGCGAATCCGTTCAAACGGCAATTCCAGATCAACCTTCGCAACCATCGCAAAGCGCTTGTTATTGATGGTAAGAAAGCCTTTTTCGGCGGAATTAATATCCATGCGGAAAACACAGCGTCCAATCCAAACGGACCGATTCGCGACTATCACTTCTGCGTAGAAGGCCCCATGGTTCAGGAACTCCAGTATTCATTCCTGCGCGACTGGCACTTCATTACACACGAAGATCCGGCCGGATTACTGACAGAGGAACTGTTCCCTCAGTCGGATCAGGCCGGCAAAGTAACCGCCCGGTTGATCAACAGCGGCCCTTCAACTGAAAAAGACGTAGCCATCGAAGCCTTCTTCAATGCTATCACCCTGGCTGAAAAACAAATCCTGGCTGTCACGCCCTACTTTGTACCTCCGGCAGATATCCTTCGGGCATTACATTCCGCCGCTTTGCGCGGCGTGGATGTGAGGCTGATTGTACCCCAAAAAAACAACCACCGCTACGCCGGTTTCGCCAGCCGCGCGCTTTATGAAGAACTTCTGCTGGCCGGCGTCCGGATCTATGAGCGCCATCCGCCGTTTATGCACGCCAAAGCCCTGGTGGTGGATGGAGAGCTGTCTCTGATCGGAACCGCGAATCTCGACAACCGCAGCCTCAGCCTGAACTACGAGACCTCAGTCGTCGTCTACAGTGAAAATTTTGCCGATACCATGAAAAACCTGATTCATGAAGATATCGACTCCAGCACCGAAATCGCGCTCACAGAATGGCGGCGTCGTCCCGCATACCGCCGTCTGCTGGAAAATCTCGCGTTGCTGATGGCGCCGGTGCTGTAA
- a CDS encoding Gfo/Idh/MocA family protein produces MKDEINVGVVGCGYWGPNLIRNFASLKGCKLKSVCDQDESRLDLIASRHPGIETFTRFDVFLDDEDLDAVVIAVPVRFHFNLAFHSLKAGKHVFIEKPMAASVEECNALIELADEKGLILMVGHTFLYSPVVRKIKEIVDSGEIGKIQYISCRRLNLGLYQQDINVAWDLAPHDLSIILHLIDSNPVEVNCRGKTNCNTTGAGCENRRNCRANIPDVSNMTLVFDDGCFATVHNSWLDPRKVRDMAIIGDRKMIVYDELQDYEKVKIFDRRIEPPVMPDESRIAYHYGDMWVPYIPPVEPLHVECSHFIECIQTGQTPLTDGRAGRDLVEILTLASESMYNSGNNMLIGKYRTLSCGEVTEGDTSCQKCLETA; encoded by the coding sequence ATGAAAGATGAAATTAATGTCGGAGTCGTGGGATGCGGCTACTGGGGACCGAATCTGATTCGAAATTTTGCTTCGCTCAAAGGGTGTAAGCTCAAGTCAGTCTGTGATCAGGATGAATCCCGGTTGGATCTGATTGCAAGCAGGCATCCCGGAATCGAAACGTTTACCCGTTTTGACGTATTTCTGGACGATGAGGACCTCGACGCGGTGGTGATTGCGGTTCCTGTCCGGTTTCACTTCAATCTTGCGTTCCACAGTCTGAAGGCCGGGAAACATGTCTTTATTGAAAAACCGATGGCTGCTTCCGTGGAAGAGTGTAATGCACTGATTGAGCTGGCGGATGAAAAAGGCCTGATTCTGATGGTGGGACACACCTTCCTGTATTCTCCAGTGGTCCGGAAGATTAAAGAAATCGTGGATTCGGGCGAGATTGGAAAGATTCAATACATCAGTTGCCGACGACTGAACCTGGGATTGTATCAGCAGGATATCAATGTGGCATGGGATTTGGCGCCGCATGATTTGTCCATCATCCTTCATCTGATCGACTCCAATCCGGTGGAGGTCAACTGCCGGGGGAAAACGAATTGCAATACAACGGGGGCCGGTTGTGAGAACCGAAGAAACTGCCGGGCGAACATTCCGGATGTGTCCAATATGACTCTGGTCTTTGATGACGGCTGTTTTGCCACAGTGCATAACAGCTGGCTGGATCCGCGCAAAGTCCGTGATATGGCCATTATCGGCGACCGGAAGATGATCGTTTACGACGAACTTCAGGACTACGAAAAGGTCAAGATTTTCGATCGACGTATTGAGCCTCCGGTGATGCCGGATGAGTCACGAATTGCCTACCACTACGGGGATATGTGGGTGCCGTATATTCCGCCGGTTGAGCCACTGCATGTTGAGTGCTCTCACTTTATTGAATGCATTCAGACCGGACAGACTCCGCTCACGGACGGCCGGGCCGGACGGGATCTGGTGGAGATTCTGACGTTGGCTTCGGAATCAATGTACAACAGCGGAAACAACATGTTGATCGGCAAGTACCGGACGCTGTCATGCGGTGAAGTCACAGAAGGAGATACGTCATGTCAGAAGTGTCTGGAAACCGCCTGA
- a CDS encoding acyltransferase, producing the protein MSEVSGNRLISANVKLGEGVKIYDFTNLYGCEIGDETKVGTFVEIQKGVRVGSRCKISSHTFICEGVSIEDGVFIGHNVTFINDRFPRATAGDGSLQDESDWECIPTRICKGASIGSSATILCGVTVGEKAIVGAGSVVTHDVPPGAVVAGNPARILKTNTEQKEGTL; encoded by the coding sequence ATGTCAGAAGTGTCTGGAAACCGCCTGATTTCAGCGAATGTCAAGCTGGGTGAAGGAGTCAAAATTTATGACTTCACCAACCTGTACGGCTGTGAAATCGGAGACGAAACCAAGGTCGGAACTTTTGTGGAAATCCAAAAAGGAGTTCGGGTGGGAAGCCGCTGCAAGATTTCCAGTCATACATTCATTTGTGAAGGCGTCTCGATTGAAGACGGGGTGTTCATTGGGCACAACGTGACGTTTATCAACGACCGTTTTCCTCGTGCCACCGCCGGAGACGGATCTTTACAGGATGAAAGTGACTGGGAATGTATTCCCACCCGGATTTGTAAAGGCGCCTCAATCGGTTCCAGTGCCACGATCCTTTGCGGGGTGACGGTTGGGGAAAAAGCCATTGTCGGGGCCGGCAGTGTTGTGACCCATGATGTGCCGCCGGGAGCGGTTGTCGCTGGAAATCCCGCCCGCATTTTAAAAACAAATACAGAACAGAAAGAAGGGACCCTATGA
- a CDS encoding DegT/DnrJ/EryC1/StrS family aminotransferase, with the protein MKVPYLDLKAQYADLRNELNGAIEQVISNTAFAGGPYVSAFEEEFSAYCQCAYAAGVSSGTNAIHLALLALDIGPGDEVITAANTFIATAEAISHCGATPVFADCDPETYTLDPASAEAVITHRTKAIIPVHLFGQAADMDAFMALGKKYGVYILEDASQAHGAEYKDIRVGSIGVAGCFSLYPGKNLGAYGDAGIVVSNDHGLIERIKLLRDHGSVRKYEHMVVGWNSRMDGIQGAILSVKLRYLDEGNNLRRKNARYYTELLADCPEIHLPKEHPDCKHVYHIYAIRSDRRDELLKYLPEQGIGCGIHYPKPLHLQPAYSHLGKGRGAYPVAEAASSRYLSLPMFPELTEEQIRYVADTVREKIVQGTASSRTTEPVLA; encoded by the coding sequence ATGAAAGTGCCATATCTGGACCTGAAAGCTCAGTACGCGGATCTCCGCAACGAGCTGAATGGAGCGATTGAGCAGGTCATTTCCAATACCGCCTTTGCCGGAGGACCGTATGTTTCGGCTTTCGAAGAGGAATTTTCTGCTTATTGCCAGTGTGCTTATGCGGCCGGCGTCAGCAGTGGAACCAATGCGATTCATCTGGCTCTGCTGGCTCTGGACATTGGTCCGGGCGATGAGGTGATTACCGCTGCCAACACATTTATTGCAACAGCAGAAGCGATCAGCCATTGCGGCGCAACACCGGTGTTTGCCGACTGTGATCCGGAAACCTATACGCTGGATCCGGCATCCGCGGAAGCCGTGATTACGCATCGAACCAAAGCCATTATTCCGGTTCATCTTTTCGGCCAGGCGGCCGATATGGATGCGTTCATGGCTCTGGGGAAAAAATACGGGGTCTATATTCTGGAAGATGCCAGTCAGGCTCACGGAGCCGAATATAAAGATATTCGGGTTGGCTCCATTGGAGTTGCCGGCTGTTTCAGCCTGTATCCCGGTAAAAATCTTGGCGCCTACGGCGATGCCGGAATCGTGGTGTCCAATGATCACGGTTTAATTGAACGAATCAAGCTGCTTCGGGATCACGGCTCGGTGCGGAAGTATGAACATATGGTGGTGGGGTGGAACTCCCGGATGGATGGAATCCAGGGTGCGATTTTGAGCGTTAAACTTCGCTACCTGGATGAAGGCAACAACCTCCGGAGAAAAAATGCCCGTTATTATACGGAGCTGCTCGCAGATTGCCCGGAAATCCATTTGCCGAAAGAACATCCGGACTGCAAGCACGTCTATCACATCTATGCCATCCGTTCGGATCGTCGCGATGAACTGCTTAAATATCTTCCGGAACAGGGCATCGGGTGCGGCATCCATTATCCAAAGCCCCTGCATCTGCAGCCTGCCTATTCCCATTTGGGTAAAGGACGGGGGGCTTATCCGGTGGCCGAAGCTGCATCCAGCCGCTATCTGTCACTGCCGATGTTTCCGGAACTGACGGAAGAACAGATCCGGTATGTAGCAGACACCGTTCGGGAAAAAATCGTGCAGGGTACGGCATCGAGCCGGACAACAGAGCCGGTGCTTGCTTAA
- a CDS encoding polysaccharide biosynthesis/export family protein, translating into MKIYSSGISRVIVAVAAVLLAGCKTPDSQFVKIGGVSAPDTRVTLAPGDQLDIRFFYTPELGDIQEIRADGKITLQLIGDVDAAGLTPPQLQKKLEESYAGLIEKPSVAVIARKLNHRNIYVAGSVKTPGLLPMPGHLTALEAIMQAGGFDMKEADSSEVVVIRNNRGVRTSYVVDLSNAINGKAPSKPFYLHAQDIVYVQRTGAVKAAQWINQHVTQLIPQAGFTYFYNSGTGDSTIGVDTSAR; encoded by the coding sequence ATGAAGATATATTCATCGGGTATTTCCCGAGTTATTGTCGCTGTTGCGGCAGTACTTCTTGCGGGGTGCAAGACTCCGGACAGCCAGTTCGTCAAAATCGGCGGAGTTTCGGCGCCGGATACCCGGGTGACTCTGGCTCCCGGAGATCAACTCGACATTCGGTTCTTCTATACGCCGGAGTTGGGTGACATTCAGGAAATTCGCGCAGATGGCAAGATTACGCTTCAGTTGATTGGAGATGTAGACGCCGCGGGATTGACCCCGCCGCAGCTGCAGAAAAAACTCGAAGAGAGTTATGCAGGACTCATTGAAAAACCATCCGTTGCTGTCATTGCCCGCAAACTGAACCATCGCAACATTTATGTGGCCGGATCTGTAAAAACCCCCGGTTTGCTGCCGATGCCGGGACATCTTACGGCACTGGAAGCCATCATGCAGGCGGGCGGTTTTGATATGAAAGAAGCTGACAGCAGTGAGGTTGTTGTGATTCGTAACAACAGAGGAGTGCGCACGTCCTATGTGGTTGATCTCAGTAATGCGATCAATGGCAAGGCTCCGAGCAAACCGTTCTATCTTCATGCACAGGATATCGTCTACGTTCAACGGACCGGTGCGGTGAAGGCTGCACAGTGGATCAATCAGCACGTTACACAGCTGATTCCACAGGCTGGATTCACATACTTCTATAACTCAGGCACTGGAGACAGCACGATTGGTGTGGATACCTCGGCCCGATAG